The Iamia majanohamensis genome window below encodes:
- a CDS encoding ATP-binding protein yields MGTGIRLDADPRSVGRARRFCASTLDEWGVAADTVTTCVLLVSELATNAVLHAHSGFTVRMEQGEALRVEVDDDDPRLPQVRDYRVDSASGRGMRMVRALARASGATVTSGGKTVWFELDWDEEPGA; encoded by the coding sequence GTGGGCACGGGGATCCGTCTCGATGCCGACCCTCGCAGCGTGGGTCGGGCACGACGGTTCTGCGCGTCCACCCTCGACGAGTGGGGGGTGGCGGCCGACACCGTCACCACGTGCGTGCTGCTGGTGAGCGAGCTCGCCACCAACGCCGTGCTCCACGCCCACAGCGGGTTCACCGTGCGCATGGAGCAGGGCGAGGCCCTGCGGGTCGAGGTCGACGACGACGACCCCCGGCTGCCCCAGGTGCGCGACTACCGGGTCGACTCCGCGTCGGGCCGGGGGATGCGCATGGTCCGGGCCCTCGCCCGGGCCTCGGGGGCCACGGTCACGAGCGGGGGCAAGACGGTCTGGTTCGAGCTCGACTGGGACGAGGAGCCGGGGGCGTGA
- a CDS encoding alkaline phosphatase family protein gives MARGNVLYITVDQWRGDCLSAAGHPLVETPTLDALAARGVRFADHWANTAPCGPSRTTLHTGMYAQNHRSVLNGTPLDDRFTNVALEARRAGYVPTLFGYTDTSPDPRGLAADDPRLSTYEGVLPGFEVALNDPSETAGPLEWCRWLAGRGVDVPSDPWDLYRPDLSHPGAADHSEWWAPARFGPDDTETAFMVDRLLEWFSRREDDEPWFVHASFIRPHPPYRNPVGYHDRYRADDVPGFRGHRRREDEAASHPLAAAALDLPGVGAPVDERDRRQLRATYYGMMAEVDDQLGRLFAALDAQGLTDDTLVLLTSDHGDQMGDHWLIEKLGWWDESYHVPLLVIDPRPEADARRGAVVHAPTEHVDVLPTLCDWMGVEAPLQCDGRSLAPFVVGDPGPSGPEGWRTAVHWEWDFRNPWLHLAETAFSIPMEQCCLTVVRDGRWKYVQPAADPSVLPPLLFDLEADPDQVADLARDPGHDGVRADRAAELVRWRMRHDERTLTGHMVTPEGLVVHRDAHR, from the coding sequence GTGGCCCGGGGCAACGTCCTCTACATCACCGTCGACCAGTGGCGCGGCGACTGCCTCTCCGCCGCCGGCCACCCCCTGGTGGAGACGCCCACGCTCGACGCCCTGGCCGCGCGGGGCGTCCGGTTCGCCGACCACTGGGCCAACACCGCCCCCTGCGGCCCGTCCCGCACCACCCTCCACACCGGCATGTACGCCCAGAACCACCGGTCGGTCCTGAACGGCACCCCCCTGGACGACCGCTTCACCAACGTGGCCCTCGAGGCCCGGCGGGCCGGGTACGTCCCGACCCTCTTCGGCTACACCGACACCAGCCCCGACCCCCGCGGCCTGGCCGCCGACGACCCCCGCCTGTCGACCTACGAGGGCGTCCTGCCCGGCTTCGAGGTCGCCCTCAACGACCCCTCCGAGACCGCCGGGCCGCTCGAGTGGTGCCGGTGGCTGGCGGGTCGCGGGGTCGACGTCCCCTCCGACCCGTGGGACCTGTACCGACCCGACCTCTCCCACCCCGGGGCCGCGGACCACAGCGAGTGGTGGGCTCCGGCGCGCTTCGGACCCGACGACACCGAGACGGCCTTCATGGTCGACCGCCTCCTCGAGTGGTTCTCCCGACGGGAGGACGACGAGCCCTGGTTCGTCCACGCCAGCTTCATCCGCCCCCACCCGCCGTACCGCAACCCCGTCGGCTACCACGACCGCTACCGGGCCGACGACGTGCCCGGGTTCCGGGGGCACCGCCGGCGCGAGGACGAGGCCGCCAGCCACCCGCTGGCCGCCGCCGCCCTCGACCTCCCCGGCGTCGGGGCCCCCGTGGACGAGCGCGACCGCCGCCAGCTGCGCGCCACCTACTACGGGATGATGGCCGAGGTCGACGACCAGCTGGGCCGCCTCTTCGCCGCGCTCGACGCCCAGGGCCTCACCGACGACACGCTGGTGCTGCTGACCTCGGACCACGGCGACCAGATGGGCGACCACTGGCTCATCGAGAAGCTGGGCTGGTGGGACGAGAGCTACCACGTGCCCCTCCTGGTCATCGACCCCCGTCCCGAGGCCGACGCCCGGCGGGGCGCCGTCGTGCACGCGCCGACCGAGCACGTGGACGTGCTGCCCACCCTCTGCGACTGGATGGGGGTGGAGGCCCCGCTCCAGTGCGACGGCCGCAGCCTGGCCCCGTTCGTGGTCGGCGACCCGGGCCCGTCCGGCCCCGAGGGCTGGCGCACGGCCGTGCACTGGGAGTGGGACTTCCGCAACCCCTGGCTGCACCTGGCCGAGACCGCCTTCTCCATCCCCATGGAGCAGTGCTGCCTGACGGTGGTCCGCGACGGGAGGTGGAAGTACGTGCAGCCGGCCGCCGACCCGTCGGTCCTGCCGCCGCTGCTGTTCGACCTCGAGGCCGACCCCGACCAGGTCGCCGACCTCGCCCGCGACCCGGGCCACGACGGCGTGCGGGCCGACCGGGCGGCCGAGCTGGTCCGCTGGCGCATGCGCCACGACGAGCGCACGCTGACCGGCCACATGGTCACGCCGGAGGGCCTCGTGGTGCACCGCGACGCCCACCGGTGA
- a CDS encoding ABC-F family ATP-binding cassette domain-containing protein, with product MILLDAAGLTVTRPERPLFSEVDLTLSSGDRVAVVGLNGSGKSTLLRVLTGAVVPAEGTLRRGRGARVVAVDQDRGLPAGTVRSAIGAEGEGAWAAEAVADRLGLTPLLDREGTTLSGGQATRVALARALAEVGRPGEGDDAVLLVLDEPTNHLDIDAIAWLEERLAAHRGGLLMVSHDRHVLDRVTTRILELDRGRGHVHEGGYASYLEARAERAERAATEERVRRNLARRELAWLRRGAPARTSKSKARVASATATVEARPEAPARASDDLPLHHGTPRLGDQVVELHGVGHRWDDAGPWLFRGVDLALDPRERLGLVGPNGAGKSTLVDVLAGRLDPAEGRVVRGRTAEVAVYDQSGLDVDPARRVADVVAGPHRDADWSDAALLEAFWFDADAQRAPVGLLSGGERRRLQLLLTLRARPNVLLLDEPTNDLDLDTLRVLEDFLDDWPGALVVVSHDRALLERTVDDVLVVDDATDGRRLPGGYAAWEEGRRSGRTQGRAGSAAPRADRSAPAPRTRGAAAPPSRRPPGHLHKLLKEAEGAVRRLERRRDELTGALAAGTADHTAMAEMGRDLAATEAELAAAEDTWLELAEEADR from the coding sequence GTGATCCTGCTCGACGCCGCCGGGCTGACGGTGACCCGTCCCGAGCGGCCCCTCTTCTCCGAGGTCGACCTCACCCTCTCCAGCGGCGACCGCGTGGCGGTGGTCGGGCTCAACGGGTCGGGCAAGAGCACCCTGCTCCGGGTGCTGACCGGGGCGGTGGTCCCCGCCGAGGGCACCCTCCGGCGCGGCCGCGGGGCCCGGGTGGTGGCCGTCGACCAGGACCGGGGCCTCCCCGCCGGCACCGTCCGGTCCGCCATCGGGGCCGAGGGCGAGGGGGCCTGGGCGGCGGAGGCGGTGGCCGACCGCCTCGGGCTCACGCCCCTGCTCGACCGGGAGGGGACCACCCTGTCGGGGGGCCAGGCCACCCGGGTCGCCCTGGCCCGGGCGCTGGCCGAGGTGGGCCGCCCCGGGGAGGGCGACGACGCCGTCCTCCTCGTGCTCGACGAGCCCACCAACCACCTCGACATCGACGCCATCGCCTGGCTCGAGGAGCGGCTGGCGGCCCACCGGGGCGGGCTGCTCATGGTCAGCCACGACCGCCACGTCCTCGACCGGGTGACCACCCGGATCCTGGAGCTGGACCGGGGGCGGGGCCACGTCCACGAGGGCGGCTACGCCTCGTACCTGGAGGCCCGGGCCGAGCGGGCGGAGCGGGCCGCCACCGAGGAGCGGGTCCGCCGGAACCTGGCCCGGCGGGAGCTGGCCTGGCTCCGTCGGGGCGCGCCGGCCCGGACGAGCAAGTCCAAGGCGCGGGTCGCCAGCGCCACGGCCACGGTGGAGGCGCGGCCCGAGGCCCCGGCCCGGGCGTCCGACGACCTCCCCCTCCACCACGGAACCCCCCGGCTCGGCGACCAGGTGGTCGAGCTCCACGGCGTGGGCCACCGGTGGGACGACGCCGGCCCGTGGCTGTTCCGGGGCGTCGACCTGGCCCTCGACCCACGGGAGCGCCTCGGGCTGGTCGGCCCCAACGGGGCCGGCAAGTCCACCCTCGTCGACGTCCTCGCCGGCCGCCTGGACCCGGCCGAGGGGCGCGTCGTGCGGGGCCGGACCGCCGAGGTCGCGGTCTACGACCAGTCCGGCCTCGACGTCGACCCCGCCCGGCGGGTGGCCGACGTCGTCGCCGGCCCGCACCGCGACGCCGACTGGTCCGACGCCGCCCTGCTGGAGGCGTTCTGGTTCGACGCCGACGCCCAGCGGGCGCCGGTCGGCCTCCTCTCCGGCGGCGAGCGCCGCCGGCTCCAGCTCCTGCTCACCCTGCGGGCCCGACCCAACGTGCTCCTGCTGGACGAGCCGACCAACGACCTCGACCTCGACACGCTGCGGGTGCTGGAGGACTTCCTCGACGACTGGCCCGGCGCCCTCGTGGTCGTCAGCCACGACCGGGCCCTGCTGGAGCGGACGGTCGACGACGTCCTCGTCGTCGACGACGCCACCGACGGTCGCCGCCTCCCCGGCGGCTACGCGGCCTGGGAGGAGGGGCGACGGTCGGGCCGGACCCAGGGGCGGGCGGGGTCGGCGGCCCCCCGGGCGGACCGATCGGCTCCTGCTCCCCGCACCCGGGGCGCGGCGGCGCCTCCCTCGCGACGGCCGCCCGGCCACCTCCACAAGCTGCTGAAGGAGGCCGAGGGGGCCGTCCGCCGCCTGGAGCGGCGCCGCGACGAGCTCACCGGGGCCCTGGCCGCCGGGACCGCCGACCACACCGCCATGGCGGAGATGGGCCGCGACCTGGCTGCGACCGAGGCGGAGCTGGCCGCGGCCGAGGACACCTGGCTCGAGCTGGCCGAGGAGGCCGACCGCTGA
- a CDS encoding crotonase/enoyl-CoA hydratase family protein, which translates to MADDPTPTRFEIDGDVAVLTLDDGKANAIGHATLDALHDAVERAEADASALVVAGGARAFSAGYDLAVMTESTEAMRGLVAAGARLLMRLYGASLPTIAACTGHALAGGALTLLACDERIGPDGAPAKIGLNEVAIGMPLPVFAVELARDRLSPRHLTAAVTGRVYDPAGAVEVGYLDRVVPPDQVVEAAMATARERAALRRGAVARTKSALRARTIDEVLATLDDDIAALTGPDGR; encoded by the coding sequence ATGGCCGACGACCCCACCCCGACCCGCTTCGAGATCGACGGCGACGTCGCCGTGCTGACCCTCGACGACGGCAAGGCCAACGCCATCGGCCACGCCACCCTCGATGCCCTCCACGACGCTGTGGAGCGGGCCGAGGCCGACGCCTCCGCCCTCGTCGTGGCCGGCGGGGCCCGGGCCTTCTCGGCCGGCTACGACCTGGCCGTCATGACCGAGAGCACCGAGGCCATGCGCGGCCTGGTGGCGGCCGGGGCGCGGCTGCTCATGCGCCTCTACGGCGCCTCGCTGCCGACGATCGCGGCCTGCACGGGCCACGCCCTCGCGGGCGGGGCGCTCACCCTGCTGGCCTGCGACGAGCGCATCGGCCCCGACGGCGCCCCGGCCAAGATCGGCCTGAACGAGGTCGCCATCGGGATGCCGCTCCCGGTCTTCGCCGTCGAGCTCGCACGCGACCGCCTGTCACCCCGCCACCTCACCGCTGCGGTCACGGGCCGGGTGTACGACCCGGCAGGGGCCGTCGAGGTCGGCTACCTCGATCGCGTGGTTCCGCCCGACCAGGTGGTCGAGGCGGCCATGGCGACCGCCCGCGAGCGGGCGGCGCTCCGCCGGGGTGCGGTGGCCCGGACCAAGTCCGCCCTGCGCGCCCGGACGATCGACGAGGTGCTGGCGACCCTCGACGACGACATCGCCGCCCTCACCGGCCCCGACGGCCGCTGA
- a CDS encoding vWA domain-containing protein: MTATRRAGALVLLVALLALLAPVAAGAAPGDGPRRQDDAPADGATDPFDRLAGCIGATGRLEVVLLVDESASLKETDPEDQRVAAARAALASLDRLRGTGPGGETQIDVLVSAFSYDFTPVGDWTVLDADTIGEVDDTIAGLAERDSSMDTDFYNALDGARQALAERTAEVGQGDGSEVCKAVLLFTDGNFGLGARTTPEAEEEFGTTKSYAPGVVLDSEEAAQEATAAGVTALCEPGGVADQVRSDRITLITVPLTESLGEGPRRLIEAITTGRGEERVCGDPDTDLPGAYLPAADTDELLRTFDLVASRIGGGSVAGEPARPTPCVDDPCDEGAVPFTVDPSFRRVHLFVGVAGEGGRLVLEPPEGDPLTLAPGEDTATDVDGIPVQATWVADEAVTVDLDVPTGGVGAGTWRAVLVADEDPGDATGVVQVVSFSAIVATLDPDSSLTYGEASTLRAEVTAREGDDVDPDISDATVTALITDPITGEETTLDLAPEGDAFAAEYTVPAEVTASALRVALRLDATTSGGAPLTSVSPATDLAVRRPAGYPQLAPARLELTSVTADGTAEGILVLVGPEEGEGCAWFEDLEVLEAPADAGALTLETQGVGRSDADCTEVAAPLEVPVEVTAADRADGTVSGYLRVQLARGAGDAPITTDVPLTFEMARGVDEAKRLVVAVGLLLGGLLLPLGLLVLINLLTTRFQVLDHVRAAQVPVAVDRTGRITRTDGTRRGLSLVDRDFHGLEDEGGHRRFTWGGLVFTARTPLNPFGEPYAAVAPAEGAADVSREGRRTDLALGLTGSWLFLLDPDATRAAADGGPVGEVHGQLVAFVARGPLAAQTTRLADDVGARLPTTARRLAGLAGIELAGPATP, encoded by the coding sequence GTGACCGCCACCCGTCGGGCCGGGGCGCTGGTGCTGCTCGTCGCCCTCCTCGCCCTCCTCGCGCCGGTGGCGGCCGGGGCCGCGCCGGGCGACGGGCCCCGGCGCCAGGACGACGCCCCCGCCGACGGCGCCACCGATCCCTTCGACCGCCTCGCCGGGTGCATCGGTGCGACCGGGCGTCTGGAGGTCGTGCTCCTGGTGGACGAGTCGGCCAGCCTGAAGGAGACCGACCCGGAGGACCAGCGGGTCGCCGCCGCCCGGGCCGCGCTGGCCAGCCTCGATCGCCTCCGCGGCACCGGCCCCGGCGGTGAGACCCAGATCGACGTCCTGGTGTCGGCCTTCTCCTACGACTTCACCCCGGTCGGGGACTGGACCGTGCTCGACGCCGACACGATCGGCGAGGTCGACGACACCATCGCCGGCCTGGCCGAGCGCGACTCCAGCATGGACACCGACTTCTACAACGCCCTCGACGGGGCCCGCCAGGCCCTCGCCGAGCGGACCGCCGAGGTCGGGCAGGGCGACGGCAGCGAGGTGTGCAAGGCCGTCCTGCTGTTCACCGACGGCAACTTCGGCCTCGGGGCCCGCACCACGCCCGAGGCCGAGGAGGAGTTCGGCACGACCAAGTCCTACGCCCCGGGCGTCGTGCTCGACAGCGAGGAGGCGGCCCAGGAGGCCACCGCCGCGGGCGTGACCGCGCTCTGCGAGCCCGGCGGCGTGGCCGACCAGGTGCGCTCCGACCGCATCACCCTGATCACCGTCCCCCTCACCGAGAGCCTGGGCGAGGGACCCCGACGGCTCATCGAGGCCATCACCACCGGGCGGGGCGAGGAGCGGGTCTGCGGTGACCCCGACACCGACCTGCCGGGGGCCTACCTCCCCGCCGCCGACACCGACGAGCTGCTCCGCACCTTCGACCTCGTCGCCTCGCGCATCGGCGGCGGCTCCGTCGCCGGCGAGCCGGCCCGCCCCACGCCGTGCGTCGACGACCCCTGCGACGAGGGCGCGGTGCCCTTCACCGTCGACCCCTCGTTCCGCCGCGTCCACCTCTTCGTCGGCGTCGCAGGGGAGGGGGGCCGGCTCGTCCTCGAGCCCCCGGAGGGCGACCCGCTGACCCTCGCGCCGGGCGAGGACACCGCGACCGACGTGGACGGCATCCCGGTGCAGGCCACCTGGGTGGCCGACGAGGCCGTCACCGTCGACCTCGACGTGCCCACCGGCGGGGTGGGCGCGGGCACGTGGCGGGCGGTGCTCGTCGCCGACGAGGACCCCGGCGACGCCACCGGGGTGGTGCAGGTCGTGAGCTTCAGCGCCATCGTGGCCACCCTCGACCCCGACAGCTCCCTCACCTACGGCGAGGCCTCGACGCTGCGGGCCGAGGTCACCGCCCGGGAGGGTGACGACGTCGACCCCGACATCTCCGACGCCACCGTCACCGCCCTGATCACCGACCCCATCACCGGGGAGGAGACGACCCTCGACCTGGCGCCCGAGGGCGACGCCTTCGCCGCCGAGTACACCGTGCCCGCAGAGGTCACCGCGTCGGCCCTGCGCGTGGCCCTGCGCCTCGACGCGACCACCTCCGGGGGCGCCCCGCTCACCTCGGTCTCGCCGGCCACCGACCTGGCCGTCCGTCGCCCGGCCGGGTACCCGCAGCTGGCGCCCGCCCGACTCGAGCTGACCTCGGTCACCGCCGACGGCACGGCCGAGGGCATCCTCGTGCTGGTGGGCCCCGAGGAGGGGGAGGGCTGTGCCTGGTTCGAGGACCTCGAGGTCCTCGAGGCCCCGGCCGACGCCGGCGCCCTCACCCTGGAGACCCAGGGGGTCGGCCGGTCCGACGCCGACTGCACGGAGGTCGCGGCGCCGCTCGAGGTCCCGGTGGAGGTCACCGCGGCCGACCGGGCCGACGGCACGGTGAGCGGCTACCTCCGGGTCCAGCTGGCCCGGGGGGCCGGTGACGCCCCCATCACCACCGACGTGCCCCTCACCTTCGAGATGGCCCGCGGGGTGGACGAGGCCAAGCGGCTGGTGGTGGCGGTCGGGCTCCTGCTCGGCGGCCTCCTCCTGCCCCTCGGCCTGCTGGTCCTCATCAACCTGCTGACGACCCGGTTCCAGGTGCTCGACCACGTGCGGGCCGCCCAGGTGCCGGTGGCGGTCGACCGGACCGGGCGCATCACCCGCACCGACGGGACCCGGCGCGGCCTCAGCCTCGTCGACCGCGACTTCCACGGCCTCGAGGACGAGGGCGGCCACCGCCGCTTCACCTGGGGCGGGCTGGTGTTCACCGCCCGCACCCCCCTCAACCCCTTCGGCGAGCCCTACGCGGCCGTCGCCCCGGCCGAGGGGGCGGCGGACGTCTCCCGGGAGGGCCGGCGCACGGACCTGGCCCTGGGCCTCACCGGGTCGTGGCTGTTCCTCCTCGACCCCGACGCCACCCGGGCCGCCGCCGACGGCGGCCCGGTGGGCGAGGTCCACGGGCAGCTGGTGGCCTTCGTGGCCCGGGGCCCGCTGGCGGCGCAGACGACGCGGCTGGCCGACGACGTGGGGGCGCGCCTGCCGACCACGGCGCGGCGCCTGGCCGGGCTGGCCGGCATCGAGCTGGCCGGGCCGGCGACGCCCTGA
- a CDS encoding TetR family transcriptional regulator: MSPGPVRRRPGRRSSQERRDRFLDAAVEAIRREGPTVSMEAIARQAGVTKPIVYRLFGDREGLLAALGQRMAGEIMAEVTAALEQGPADPKDMLRRAIRAYVTLIDTETEVYRFVTERTVGGATITGLAAEVARAIAVVLGEQLRAAGADSGAAEPWAFGIVGMVHLSGDWWVRTRTLPREQLVTYLVDLLWDGFAALAPDDAAT, translated from the coding sequence ATGTCCCCGGGCCCCGTCCGCCGTCGTCCCGGTCGACGGTCGTCCCAGGAGCGGCGGGACCGCTTCCTCGACGCCGCGGTGGAGGCGATCCGTCGCGAGGGGCCCACGGTGTCGATGGAGGCCATCGCCCGCCAGGCGGGTGTCACCAAGCCCATCGTGTACCGCCTCTTCGGCGACCGCGAGGGCCTGCTGGCGGCGTTGGGCCAGCGCATGGCCGGCGAGATCATGGCCGAGGTGACCGCCGCCCTGGAGCAGGGACCGGCCGACCCCAAGGACATGCTGCGCCGGGCGATCCGGGCCTACGTCACCCTGATCGACACCGAGACCGAGGTGTACCGCTTCGTGACCGAGCGGACCGTGGGCGGGGCCACCATCACCGGCCTGGCCGCCGAGGTGGCCCGCGCCATCGCCGTCGTGCTGGGTGAGCAGCTGCGGGCCGCGGGGGCCGACTCCGGGGCCGCGGAGCCCTGGGCCTTCGGCATCGTGGGGATGGTCCACCTCTCGGGCGACTGGTGGGTCCGCACCCGGACCCTGCCGCGCGAGCAGCTCGTCACCTACCTCGTCGACCTGCTCTGGGACGGCTTCGCCGCCCTCGCCCCCGACGACGCCGCGACCTGA
- a CDS encoding DUF3097 family protein encodes MAPGDGILAGPLDVDGPRRRRPTFPSVEAVPGLAVVPRGERRPWMVLSMRADQLRVRDAEGRQHVVRPVPGGFQVDGRAVTLVAPRPVATPSAPGRTASGSVAGAPAPARVARASRILVEGVHDAELVEKVWGDDLRGEGVVVEVLHGADDLEAVVRGFGPRPGRRLGILLDHLVDGSKESRLAAAVDHPDVLVTGHPFVDVWQAVRPGALGIAAWPTVAPGTPWKEGVIAALGSTEAPGAFWRRVLGAVDDWTDLEAPLIGAVEALIDFVTEPAEG; translated from the coding sequence ATGGCCCCCGGTGACGGCATCCTGGCCGGTCCCCTCGACGTCGACGGCCCCCGCCGGCGGCGGCCCACCTTCCCCTCGGTCGAGGCCGTCCCCGGGCTGGCCGTGGTCCCCCGGGGCGAGCGCCGACCGTGGATGGTGCTCAGCATGCGGGCCGACCAGCTGCGGGTGCGCGACGCGGAGGGCCGCCAGCACGTCGTGCGGCCGGTCCCCGGTGGGTTCCAGGTCGACGGCCGGGCCGTCACCCTCGTCGCGCCCCGGCCGGTCGCGACCCCCTCGGCGCCGGGCCGCACCGCCTCGGGGTCCGTGGCCGGGGCCCCGGCGCCGGCCCGGGTGGCCCGGGCCAGCCGCATCCTGGTGGAGGGCGTCCACGACGCCGAGCTGGTGGAGAAGGTGTGGGGCGACGACCTGCGCGGCGAGGGGGTGGTGGTCGAGGTCCTCCACGGCGCCGACGACCTGGAGGCGGTGGTGCGCGGCTTCGGCCCCCGACCCGGTCGACGTCTCGGCATCCTGCTCGACCACCTGGTCGACGGCTCCAAGGAGTCCCGCCTGGCGGCGGCGGTCGACCACCCCGACGTGCTGGTGACGGGCCACCCCTTCGTCGACGTGTGGCAGGCGGTGCGCCCCGGCGCGCTCGGCATCGCGGCCTGGCCCACGGTGGCCCCCGGCACCCCCTGGAAGGAGGGGGTGATCGCCGCCCTGGGCTCGACGGAGGCCCCGGGCGCCTTCTGGCGGCGGGTCCTCGGCGCGGTGGACGACTGGACCGACCTGGAGGCCCCCCTCATCGGCGCCGTCGAGGCCCTCATCGACTTCGTCACCGAGCCGGCCGAGGGCTGA
- a CDS encoding site-2 protease family protein yields MDRAIPLGRLAGIPLGMSWVVPFVACLYAVSLAQGPLPRAVPGEPDATYWIAGLAGAALFFLSLLAHEMGHALVGRSEGIGVQGITLTLLGGYTRFAHEPATPGAELRVSGVGPLANLLCAGIFYGCSLALEAPLGLLAVLGEMFAWLAFVNLLLAAINLLPGAPLDGGAVLGAIVWMVTRDRSRAQSITAVIGLVLGGGIGAWGLLLLSEDSGLGIWFVIVGVFIAVTAAGRLRSAPTMRALRTTPLSQVMLADPPVVPEWSSLADVVARAEAWAPHTAFPVQAADGRITGLLTAEVVMAVDPHRWTEVRAVDVAWPLDRVPTAAAGDPVLTALQRAESAAVDRILVVWPDGRVAGVASQDAAGRALAAAGAG; encoded by the coding sequence ATGGATCGGGCGATCCCCCTCGGGCGGCTGGCCGGGATCCCCCTGGGCATGAGCTGGGTGGTCCCCTTCGTGGCCTGCCTGTACGCGGTCTCGCTGGCCCAGGGCCCGCTGCCCCGCGCCGTGCCCGGCGAGCCCGACGCCACCTACTGGATCGCGGGGCTGGCCGGCGCCGCCCTGTTCTTCCTGTCCCTGCTCGCCCACGAGATGGGCCACGCCCTCGTCGGGCGCAGCGAGGGCATCGGCGTCCAGGGCATCACCCTCACCCTGCTGGGCGGCTACACCCGCTTCGCCCACGAGCCGGCCACGCCCGGCGCCGAGCTGCGGGTGAGCGGCGTGGGCCCGCTGGCCAACCTGCTGTGCGCCGGCATCTTCTACGGCTGCTCCCTCGCCCTCGAGGCACCGCTGGGCCTCCTGGCCGTGCTCGGGGAGATGTTCGCCTGGCTGGCGTTCGTCAACCTCCTGCTGGCCGCCATCAACCTCCTGCCCGGCGCCCCGCTCGACGGCGGCGCGGTGCTGGGGGCCATCGTCTGGATGGTCACCCGGGACCGCTCCCGGGCCCAGTCGATCACCGCCGTCATCGGCCTCGTGCTCGGGGGCGGCATCGGGGCGTGGGGCCTGCTCCTCCTGTCGGAGGACTCCGGCCTCGGCATCTGGTTCGTCATCGTCGGCGTGTTCATCGCCGTCACCGCCGCCGGGCGGCTCCGTTCGGCCCCCACGATGAGGGCGCTGCGGACCACCCCCCTCTCCCAGGTGATGCTGGCCGACCCGCCCGTGGTGCCCGAGTGGTCGTCGCTGGCCGACGTCGTCGCCCGGGCCGAGGCCTGGGCCCCGCACACCGCGTTCCCGGTGCAGGCCGCCGACGGCCGCATCACCGGCCTGCTCACCGCCGAGGTGGTCATGGCCGTCGATCCCCACCGGTGGACCGAGGTGCGGGCCGTCGACGTGGCCTGGCCCCTGGACCGGGTGCCCACGGCCGCCGCCGGCGACCCCGTGCTCACCGCCCTGCAACGGGCCGAGTCGGCCGCCGTCGACCGCATCCTCGTGGTGTGGCCCGACGGGCGGGTGGCCGGCGTCGCCAGCCAGGACGCGGCCGGGCGGGCCCTGGCCGCGGCCGGCGCCGGCTGA